A window of the Streptomyces albireticuli genome harbors these coding sequences:
- a CDS encoding transposase, with protein sequence MTPQQISDAELAGQPAAYWTGLAYEALIAFTREQMTAKGYTQPQLWLLRNLSANDISPDGEGMTLPELREAMASYIRSEDDLAAEAAVLLERGWLTQDAEERLWLTEEGEQARVDLARNAPAIRAALHEGIDDADYVVTMKVLQKLIRNAGGTLA encoded by the coding sequence ATGACGCCCCAGCAGATCTCCGACGCCGAACTCGCCGGGCAGCCCGCCGCGTACTGGACCGGTCTCGCCTACGAGGCGCTCATCGCGTTCACCCGGGAACAGATGACCGCGAAGGGCTACACCCAGCCCCAGCTCTGGCTGCTGCGCAACCTGTCGGCGAACGACATCTCGCCCGACGGCGAGGGGATGACCCTGCCCGAGCTGCGTGAGGCCATGGCTTCCTACATACGGTCCGAGGACGACCTGGCGGCGGAGGCCGCGGTGCTCCTGGAGCGCGGCTGGCTGACCCAGGACGCCGAGGAGCGGCTGTGGCTCACCGAGGAGGGGGAGCAGGCCCGCGTCGACCTCGCGCGCAACGCCCCCGCGATCCGCGCCGCCCTCCACGAGGGCATCGACGACGCTGACTACGTCGTCACGATGAAGGTGCTTCAGAAGCTGATCCGGAACGCGGGCGGGACGCTCGCCTGA
- a CDS encoding TerC family protein: protein MLEVPFWLWMVFAATVVVSLAVDLLAHRKAHVIGFKEAAAWSGLWVGLALAFAVVVFLVLGTTAGTEYTTAWLLEKSLSVDNLFVFAVIFAYFKVPRAYQHRVLFFGVIGALVFRAVFLALGVAVVSRFTAVLFAFAAVLFYSTYKLLKDEEESFDPGKSLAVRLLRKIMPVRDEYAGMKFFVMEAGKRTATPLLAVVAAIEAADLIFAVDSVPAVLAVSDDAFIVYTSNAFAILGLRALYFMLAGLLDRFHYLSKGLAIILAFIGVKLILQASHKMISPGIPEIPSPVSLAVIVVVLAASVILSLRRPVPPHAAAPDGTAAPAPDATPPEPLGPDGDARARQDQEPDDPPRTAR from the coding sequence GTGCTCGAGGTTCCGTTCTGGCTCTGGATGGTGTTCGCCGCGACGGTGGTGGTGTCGCTGGCCGTGGACCTGCTGGCCCACCGCAAGGCACACGTCATCGGCTTCAAGGAGGCCGCGGCCTGGAGCGGCCTGTGGGTGGGCCTCGCCCTGGCCTTCGCCGTGGTCGTCTTCCTCGTCCTCGGCACGACGGCCGGGACCGAGTACACCACCGCGTGGCTGCTGGAGAAGAGCCTGTCGGTCGACAACCTCTTCGTCTTCGCGGTGATCTTCGCCTATTTCAAGGTGCCCCGCGCCTACCAGCACCGCGTGCTCTTCTTCGGCGTCATCGGCGCCCTGGTCTTCCGCGCTGTCTTCCTCGCCCTCGGCGTCGCCGTGGTCAGCCGCTTCACCGCCGTGCTGTTCGCCTTCGCCGCGGTCCTCTTCTACAGCACCTACAAGCTCCTCAAGGACGAGGAGGAAAGCTTCGACCCGGGCAAAAGCCTCGCCGTACGACTGCTCCGCAAGATCATGCCGGTCCGGGACGAGTACGCCGGCATGAAGTTCTTCGTCATGGAAGCGGGCAAGCGTACGGCCACCCCGCTTCTCGCGGTGGTCGCCGCGATCGAGGCCGCCGACCTGATCTTCGCCGTCGACAGCGTCCCCGCCGTCCTCGCCGTCAGCGACGACGCCTTCATCGTCTACACCAGCAACGCCTTCGCCATTCTCGGCCTGCGAGCCCTGTACTTCATGCTCGCCGGGCTCCTGGACCGCTTCCACTACCTGAGCAAGGGCCTGGCGATCATCCTCGCCTTCATCGGCGTCAAGCTCATCCTCCAGGCGTCCCACAAGATGATCAGCCCCGGCATCCCGGAGATCCCCTCACCCGTCAGCCTCGCGGTCATCGTCGTGGTCCTGGCCGCGTCCGTGATCCTCAGCCTGCGGCGACCCGTCCCACCCCACGCCGCCGCACCGGACGGGACGGCGGCCCCGGCGCCCGACGCGACACCCCCCGAGCCCCTCGGGCCCGACGGTGACGCCCGCGCACGGCAGGATCAGGAACCGGACGATCCGCCCCGCACGGCGCGCTGA
- a CDS encoding SulP family inorganic anion transporter: MLPTLIKDPVSVRRDVLASLVVFLVALPLCVGVAVASGVPAELGLITGIVGGLVVGAMPGSSLQVSGPAAGLTVLVFEAVQEFGLGVLGAIVLATGLAQIALGAVRFGRWFRAISVAVVQGMLAGIGLVLVFGQLYTMAGVKQPRSGVDKILGIPALIGDIATNRTALTAFAVGAGTIAVLVLWKKLPAKAQVLPGPLAAVALATAVTALGGLDIANVQVKGLADAIQPPALNDLTTLGGIGVLGTVLAFTLIASAESLFSAAAVDRMHHGPRTHYDKELMAQGIGNTVCGILGALPMTAVIVRSSANVQAGAKTKLSRILHGAWLLLFAVLLPAAIGIIPLAALAGVLVHAGCKLVPFKEILPLWREHRGEAVILGTTAVAIVTTSMFEGVVLGLLLAVVKSAWESSTLHLDVREPAHGRIVVAVSGFATFLRLPRLLETLEALPQNRPIELDLSQVRHLDHACRAALENWAARHNGKGTEAVRVRHPEAVTAS, from the coding sequence ATGCTCCCCACCCTCATCAAAGATCCCGTAAGCGTCCGGCGCGACGTCCTGGCCTCCCTCGTCGTGTTCCTGGTGGCCCTGCCCTTGTGCGTGGGTGTGGCCGTCGCCTCGGGGGTGCCCGCCGAACTCGGGCTGATCACCGGCATCGTCGGCGGCCTCGTCGTCGGCGCGATGCCCGGCAGCAGCCTCCAGGTCAGCGGCCCCGCCGCGGGGCTGACCGTCCTGGTCTTCGAAGCGGTCCAGGAATTCGGCCTCGGTGTCCTCGGAGCGATCGTCCTGGCCACCGGCCTGGCCCAGATCGCTCTGGGCGCCGTGCGCTTCGGCCGCTGGTTCCGGGCGATCTCCGTGGCCGTCGTCCAAGGCATGCTCGCCGGCATCGGACTCGTCCTGGTCTTCGGACAGCTCTACACCATGGCGGGCGTCAAGCAGCCCCGCTCCGGTGTGGACAAGATCCTCGGCATCCCGGCCCTGATCGGGGACATCGCCACGAACCGCACGGCCCTGACCGCCTTCGCGGTCGGGGCGGGCACCATCGCCGTACTCGTCCTGTGGAAGAAGCTCCCGGCAAAGGCCCAGGTGCTGCCCGGCCCGCTGGCGGCCGTAGCCCTGGCCACGGCCGTCACGGCCCTCGGCGGCCTCGACATCGCCAACGTGCAGGTGAAGGGCCTGGCCGACGCCATCCAGCCGCCGGCTCTCAACGACCTCACCACTCTCGGCGGGATCGGCGTCCTCGGCACGGTCCTGGCCTTCACCCTCATCGCCTCGGCGGAGTCCCTCTTCAGCGCCGCCGCGGTCGACCGCATGCACCACGGCCCGCGCACCCACTACGACAAAGAACTCATGGCGCAGGGCATCGGCAACACCGTCTGCGGCATCCTCGGCGCCCTGCCCATGACCGCCGTCATCGTCCGCAGCTCCGCCAACGTCCAGGCGGGCGCCAAGACCAAACTCTCCCGCATCCTGCACGGCGCGTGGCTGCTGCTGTTCGCCGTGCTGCTCCCGGCGGCGATCGGCATCATCCCGCTGGCCGCCCTCGCGGGCGTACTGGTCCACGCCGGCTGCAAGCTCGTGCCGTTCAAGGAAATCCTTCCGCTGTGGCGCGAGCACCGCGGCGAGGCCGTCATCCTGGGCACCACGGCCGTCGCCATCGTCACCACCAGCATGTTCGAGGGCGTCGTGCTGGGGCTGCTGCTCGCCGTCGTCAAGTCGGCCTGGGAGAGCTCCACCCTCCACCTCGACGTCCGCGAGCCGGCCCACGGCCGCATCGTCGTCGCCGTCTCGGGATTCGCCACCTTCCTGCGCCTGCCCCGCCTCCTGGAAACCCTGGAGGCCCTGCCGCAGAACCGCCCGATCGAACTGGACCTCTCACAGGTCCGCCACCTCGACCACGCCTGCCGCGCCGCCCTGGAGAACTGGGCGGCGCGCCACAACGGGAAGGGCACGGAAGCGGTGCGGGTCAGGCACCCGGAGGCGGTGACCGCGTCATGA
- a CDS encoding carbonic anhydrase, giving the protein MKSLVESARSFSTHVAERADEFRVLEAGQSPQALFITCSDSRVVPALITGARPGELFELRTAGNIVPEYRTDVPAGEMATIEYAVRVLGVRDIVVCGHSHCGAVGALVRGDDLSAAPAVRGWLERAAPRPAREAVACSPDVAEAVQGHAVAQVERLRAYPCVRERLEDGTLSVHAWYYEVHTGLVSEYHSGDEWFRPL; this is encoded by the coding sequence ATGAAGTCCCTGGTAGAAAGCGCACGTTCCTTCTCCACGCACGTGGCTGAGCGGGCTGATGAGTTCCGCGTCCTGGAGGCGGGCCAGAGCCCGCAGGCGCTGTTCATCACCTGCTCCGACTCGCGGGTGGTGCCCGCGCTGATCACCGGAGCCCGCCCGGGGGAACTGTTCGAACTGCGCACGGCGGGCAACATCGTCCCCGAGTACCGCACCGATGTCCCGGCCGGCGAGATGGCCACCATCGAGTACGCGGTCCGGGTGCTGGGCGTCCGCGACATCGTCGTGTGCGGGCATTCGCACTGCGGCGCGGTGGGCGCCCTGGTACGCGGGGACGACCTGTCCGCCGCCCCGGCGGTACGGGGCTGGCTGGAGCGGGCCGCGCCGCGGCCCGCGCGGGAGGCGGTGGCCTGCTCGCCCGACGTGGCGGAGGCGGTGCAGGGCCATGCGGTGGCGCAGGTGGAGCGGCTGCGCGCGTACCCGTGTGTGCGGGAGCGGCTCGAGGACGGGACGCTGTCGGTGCACGCCTGGTACTACGAGGTGCACACCGGCCTGGTCAGCGAATACCACAGCGGCGACGAGTGGTTCCGCCCGCTGTGA
- a CDS encoding tyrosinase family protein, with translation MDTRKSAADLTPTERDAFLEAVVRLKHRPAPGGPAGASVYDQFVALHGAVMAVTTPGLPPGETVNFAHWDIGFCAWHRKYLIEFEKALQAEVAGVALPYWDWSRHTDAVNKLFRPDFLGSLRAGSPGPVTDGVLRDPLPPAERPAWWPAGAEGFPVHPLLEEGFGTTLARGSVGVGWPPTAAQTTQLEQLVIQQPGVHPLWYFWLVLEQGHDQITARTHNRGHNFIGGHMSGAFSPNDPVFWLHHANVDRLWANWQQRRQAAVPGSAPEDHYPPGPELSPFTGSQAPPGHRLDDAMWPWVGGATGFDVSIDPAVRQLVPDYSGAPAVTVKEMLDLNALGYRYAPPGP, from the coding sequence ATGGACACCCGTAAGAGCGCCGCCGACCTCACCCCCACCGAACGGGACGCCTTCCTGGAGGCCGTGGTCCGCCTCAAGCACCGCCCCGCTCCCGGAGGCCCCGCCGGCGCGAGCGTCTACGACCAGTTCGTCGCTCTGCACGGGGCCGTCATGGCCGTGACCACGCCGGGCCTGCCGCCCGGGGAGACCGTGAACTTCGCCCACTGGGACATCGGCTTCTGTGCCTGGCACCGCAAATACCTCATCGAGTTCGAGAAGGCGCTGCAAGCGGAGGTCGCGGGGGTGGCCCTGCCGTACTGGGACTGGTCCCGGCACACGGACGCGGTCAACAAGCTCTTCCGCCCGGACTTCCTGGGCTCGCTGCGCGCCGGCTCGCCCGGGCCCGTCACCGACGGTGTGCTGCGCGACCCGCTCCCTCCGGCGGAGCGGCCGGCCTGGTGGCCGGCGGGAGCGGAAGGGTTCCCGGTCCACCCGCTCCTGGAGGAAGGCTTCGGCACCACCCTGGCCCGGGGCAGCGTCGGCGTCGGCTGGCCGCCGACGGCTGCGCAGACCACGCAACTGGAGCAGTTGGTCATCCAGCAGCCGGGCGTCCACCCCCTGTGGTACTTCTGGCTGGTCCTGGAACAGGGCCACGACCAGATCACCGCCCGCACCCACAACCGGGGGCACAACTTCATCGGTGGGCACATGTCCGGTGCCTTCTCGCCCAACGACCCCGTCTTCTGGCTCCACCACGCCAACGTGGACCGGCTCTGGGCGAACTGGCAGCAGCGCCGACAGGCCGCCGTCCCCGGTTCGGCCCCTGAGGACCACTACCCTCCCGGGCCCGAGCTCTCCCCCTTCACGGGTTCCCAGGCCCCGCCGGGACACCGCCTGGACGACGCGATGTGGCCGTGGGTGGGCGGCGCCACGGGCTTCGACGTCAGCATCGACCCCGCGGTGCGGCAGCTCGTGCCCGACTATTCCGGCGCCCCGGCGGTGACGGTGAAGGAGATGCTCGACCTGAACGCCCTGGGATACCGGTACGCCCCGCCGGGGCCCTGA
- a CDS encoding glycosyltransferase family 4 protein has product MRISFLLHNAYGIGGTIRSTFNLAAALAEHHEVEIISVLRHRDVPVMGAPPAVRLTPLVDMRTSSADYDGDDPRHAQPAKVFPRADGRHKQYSRLTDERIGRYLSRLDAHVIVGTRPGLNVHIARQAHGAAIRVGQEHLTLSGHGFRMRHEIRHRYQQLDALTTVTEADARAYRQLGLPGVRVEAVPNSVPAARVEPADGAGKVVVAAGRLNPVKRYDLLIRAFSEVVAAYPDWQLRIFGGGDATGNEKDNLSALIDELGLGRSVRLMGRAHRMEAEWAKGSIAASTSDHESFGMTIVEAMRCGLPVVSTDCPAGPREIIEDRVDGRLVRPGDPGAVAAALLELVGDDELRQRMGEAALRNSARFDPARTAERHLDLYQDLLRIGPGRRSLGPVREVAHRARTGTIDTAHALRSTAREVLKKCRAPAG; this is encoded by the coding sequence ATGCGCATTTCCTTCCTGCTCCACAACGCCTACGGCATCGGCGGCACGATCCGGTCGACGTTCAACCTGGCCGCGGCACTGGCGGAGCACCACGAAGTGGAGATCATCTCGGTGCTCCGCCACCGCGACGTGCCGGTCATGGGCGCACCTCCCGCGGTGCGCCTGACCCCTCTGGTCGACATGCGCACATCCTCCGCGGACTACGACGGTGACGATCCCCGCCACGCACAGCCCGCCAAGGTCTTCCCCCGCGCCGACGGGCGGCACAAGCAGTACAGCAGGCTCACGGACGAACGTATCGGCCGGTACCTGTCCCGGCTGGACGCCCACGTGATCGTCGGGACCAGACCGGGGCTGAACGTTCACATCGCCCGCCAGGCGCACGGTGCGGCCATCAGAGTGGGTCAGGAGCACCTGACCCTCTCGGGCCATGGTTTCCGTATGCGGCACGAGATACGCCACCGCTATCAGCAGCTGGACGCCCTCACCACCGTCACCGAGGCCGACGCGCGCGCCTACCGGCAGCTCGGCCTGCCGGGGGTGAGGGTGGAGGCCGTACCGAACAGTGTCCCCGCGGCCCGCGTCGAACCGGCCGACGGTGCCGGCAAGGTGGTCGTGGCGGCGGGCCGGCTCAATCCGGTGAAGCGGTACGACCTGCTCATCAGGGCTTTCTCCGAGGTCGTCGCCGCCTACCCGGACTGGCAGCTGCGAATTTTCGGCGGTGGCGACGCCACCGGCAACGAGAAGGACAACCTGTCCGCCCTGATCGATGAACTGGGACTGGGCCGCAGCGTCCGGCTCATGGGCAGAGCTCATCGGATGGAAGCGGAGTGGGCGAAGGGTTCCATCGCCGCTTCCACCTCCGACCATGAATCCTTCGGCATGACCATCGTCGAGGCGATGCGCTGCGGTCTCCCCGTCGTCTCCACGGACTGCCCCGCCGGGCCGCGCGAAATCATCGAGGACCGGGTCGACGGGCGTCTTGTCCGCCCAGGTGACCCGGGCGCCGTCGCCGCCGCACTGCTCGAACTGGTGGGTGACGACGAGCTGCGGCAGCGCATGGGCGAGGCGGCCTTGAGGAACTCGGCCCGTTTCGACCCGGCGCGGACAGCCGAGCGCCATCTGGACCTCTACCAGGACCTGCTCCGTATCGGCCCCGGACGGCGCTCGCTCGGTCCCGTGCGGGAGGTCGCACACCGAGCGCGTACCGGCACGATCGACACGGCACACGCCCTGCGCTCCACTGCTCGCGAGGTACTGAAGAAGTGCCGAGCCCCGGCGGGATGA
- a CDS encoding response regulator transcription factor yields MDILVVEDDPVIAAAVRDGLEAEGYTVTHTADGLAAVELGGTGGFSAIVLDVMLPSLNGFAVCARLRALGVDTPVLMLTARDEELDEAHGLDTGADDYLTKPFSLVVLTAHLRALIRRSTRTAAGPDRQDVLRAGDLWLDVQGRTCGRGDEHIEVTGQEFAVLEVLMREPGRVLSKETILGEAWDIAYRGGTSIVEVYISLLRRKIDQPYGTRSIVTVRGHGYRLDASHA; encoded by the coding sequence GTGGACATTCTGGTGGTGGAGGACGATCCGGTGATCGCGGCCGCTGTGCGGGACGGCCTGGAGGCCGAGGGGTACACCGTCACTCATACGGCGGACGGCCTGGCCGCCGTGGAGCTCGGTGGCACGGGCGGGTTCTCGGCCATCGTCCTGGACGTCATGCTGCCGTCGCTGAACGGTTTCGCCGTCTGCGCACGGCTCAGGGCCCTGGGTGTCGACACCCCGGTGCTGATGCTGACGGCCAGGGACGAGGAACTCGACGAGGCACACGGTCTGGACACCGGCGCGGACGACTATCTGACGAAGCCGTTCTCCCTCGTCGTCCTCACAGCGCACCTGCGGGCACTGATCCGCCGCAGTACCCGTACGGCCGCGGGCCCGGACCGGCAGGACGTGCTGCGCGCCGGTGATCTGTGGCTGGACGTGCAGGGACGGACCTGCGGACGTGGCGATGAGCACATCGAGGTCACCGGCCAGGAGTTCGCGGTACTGGAAGTCCTGATGCGCGAGCCGGGCCGGGTGCTGTCGAAGGAGACGATCCTCGGCGAGGCCTGGGACATCGCCTACCGGGGCGGGACGAGCATCGTCGAGGTGTACATCAGCCTCCTGCGCCGCAAGATCGACCAACCGTACGGCACCCGGAGCATCGTGACCGTCCGGGGACACGGCTACCGCTTGGACGCCTCACATGCCTGA
- a CDS encoding sensor histidine kinase, protein MPDPVLRLPGRTFPWWARLPTRARTALAAGAAALVLAGAGAWWLHHDIYATQMTAARSRALAQSRAVSAEFARIQARDREATSDVIDLWPVIIIGPSGPFASWLPQAFPDAARTLPPAPASAKPGWGTFVPVHFGTPASSCRQGPSRTASGQPVTDCLSKASALAGQTLDMAGTSVEIHTADAPAPSAAPAGRYTVYVAATRTEAAQAADALIPALAGAVPLAALIVALSAWVATTRALRPIEAIRARLATVDQPGAGTRVPVPAAEDEITRLARTTNDTLDILDAHARRQRRFIADAAHELRSPVTGLRATLEVALNHPRRPGALSNALQAATRLQHLVEDLLTLARLDNTPTPPATTTRVNLTDLVRELLLEIPHTQPGATAQLTLQAPDGPLDVPGDRDQLRRLLRNLLDNAARHAGTQVTVTLDSRPGWVECTVHNDGDPLPEADRERIFERFTRLDEARTRDTGGSGLGLAIARDIAHHHRGTLTATPTGEGASFLLRLPG, encoded by the coding sequence ATGCCTGACCCCGTTCTCCGGCTCCCCGGCCGGACGTTCCCGTGGTGGGCGCGGCTGCCCACCCGGGCCCGTACCGCCCTCGCCGCGGGCGCCGCCGCCCTGGTCCTCGCCGGCGCCGGCGCGTGGTGGCTGCACCACGACATCTACGCCACACAGATGACGGCTGCCCGCAGCCGCGCGCTGGCGCAGTCCCGCGCGGTCTCGGCGGAGTTCGCCCGCATCCAGGCCAGGGACCGGGAAGCCACCAGCGACGTCATCGACCTGTGGCCGGTGATCATCATCGGCCCGAGCGGCCCGTTCGCATCCTGGCTCCCCCAGGCGTTCCCCGACGCGGCCAGAACGCTCCCGCCCGCACCCGCGTCGGCGAAACCCGGTTGGGGGACCTTCGTACCGGTCCACTTCGGCACGCCGGCCTCTTCCTGCCGGCAAGGCCCCTCTCGCACCGCGTCCGGGCAGCCCGTCACCGACTGTCTCTCCAAAGCCTCGGCCCTGGCCGGGCAGACCCTGGACATGGCCGGCACCAGCGTCGAGATCCACACCGCCGATGCCCCCGCCCCCTCCGCGGCCCCCGCCGGCCGCTACACCGTCTACGTCGCCGCCACCCGGACCGAGGCGGCCCAGGCGGCCGACGCGCTCATCCCGGCCCTGGCCGGCGCGGTGCCACTGGCCGCGCTGATCGTCGCCCTCAGCGCGTGGGTCGCGACCACCCGCGCCCTGCGCCCCATCGAAGCCATCCGCGCCCGCCTGGCCACCGTCGACCAGCCGGGCGCGGGCACCCGCGTCCCCGTCCCCGCGGCCGAGGACGAGATCACCCGGCTGGCCCGCACCACCAACGACACCCTCGACATCCTCGACGCCCACGCCCGCCGCCAGCGCCGTTTCATCGCCGACGCCGCCCACGAACTACGCAGCCCCGTCACCGGCCTGCGCGCCACCCTCGAAGTCGCCCTCAACCACCCCCGACGGCCCGGCGCCCTCTCCAACGCCCTTCAGGCCGCGACCAGGCTCCAGCACCTTGTCGAGGACCTCCTCACCCTGGCCCGCCTCGACAACACCCCCACGCCGCCGGCGACCACGACACGGGTGAACCTCACCGATCTCGTCCGAGAACTCCTCCTCGAAATTCCCCACACCCAACCCGGAGCCACCGCGCAGCTCACCCTCCAGGCTCCCGACGGCCCCCTCGACGTCCCGGGCGACCGCGACCAGCTGCGCCGCCTGCTGCGCAACCTCCTCGACAACGCGGCCCGCCACGCCGGCACCCAGGTCACGGTCACCCTTGACTCCCGGCCCGGATGGGTGGAGTGCACCGTCCACAACGACGGCGACCCCCTCCCCGAAGCGGACCGTGAGCGCATCTTCGAGCGCTTCACCCGCCTCGACGAGGCACGCACCCGCGACACCGGCGGCAGCGGCCTCGGCCTCGCCATCGCCCGGGACATCGCCCACCACCACCGAGGAACCCTCACGGCCACACCGACCGGTGAAGGCGCGTCCTTCCTCCTCCGGCTCCCCGGCTAG
- a CDS encoding SDR family NAD(P)-dependent oxidoreductase: MSAVSPVSRTALVTGATSGIGWETARLLAGQGCTVIVHAPDVASGRDALDRLVAAGVDASRLCLAVADFSRLDEVRSMAARVADGHPALDILVNNAAVVAPERHTMTADGNELSLQVNFLAAYLLTHELSGPLTARPGSRVVNVSSAMHRTASISWNDPHRAKRYSRLAAYAQSQLALTVFSREKASWTSVSVHPGVCDTALLPLYAHEGDSAVQGAERVARLCDPATEVVPGGYYDRTALSPAAPVAMEDRTVRRLCKLAGRLVAKAA; encoded by the coding sequence ATGTCTGCTGTCTCGCCCGTCTCCCGGACCGCGCTGGTCACCGGTGCCACCTCCGGCATCGGCTGGGAGACCGCCCGATTGCTCGCGGGCCAGGGCTGCACCGTCATCGTGCACGCGCCGGACGTGGCATCCGGGCGGGACGCCCTCGACCGGCTGGTGGCCGCCGGCGTCGACGCCTCGCGCCTGTGCCTCGCCGTCGCGGACTTCTCCCGCCTCGACGAGGTACGGAGCATGGCCGCCCGCGTCGCCGACGGGCACCCCGCCCTGGACATCCTGGTCAACAACGCGGCCGTCGTGGCCCCCGAGCGCCACACCATGACCGCCGACGGCAACGAACTCTCCCTCCAGGTCAACTTCCTGGCCGCCTACCTCCTCACCCACGAGCTGTCCGGCCCGCTGACCGCCCGGCCCGGCAGCCGTGTCGTCAACGTGTCCTCCGCCATGCACCGCACGGCCTCCATCTCCTGGAACGACCCCCACCGCGCCAAGCGCTACTCCCGGCTCGCCGCCTACGCCCAGTCCCAGCTGGCGCTGACGGTCTTCAGCAGGGAGAAGGCGTCCTGGACCTCCGTCAGCGTCCACCCCGGCGTCTGCGACACCGCCCTGCTCCCGCTCTACGCGCACGAAGGCGACTCCGCGGTGCAGGGCGCGGAGCGCGTAGCGCGGCTGTGCGACCCGGCCACCGAGGTCGTCCCGGGCGGCTACTACGACCGCACCGCCCTCTCCCCGGCCGCGCCGGTGGCCATGGAGGACCGTACGGTCCGCCGTCTGTGCAAGCTCGCCGGCCGGCTGGTCGCCAAGGCCGCCTGA
- the eno gene encoding phosphopyruvate hydratase, producing the protein MSAKAAGTVDATIETVTARRIIDSRGNPTVEVDVVLADGSLGRAAVPSGASTGAREAVELRDGDSARWHGKGVDRAVAHVNGEIAAAVRGRDAADQAGLDAALVALDGTATKSRLGANAILGVSLATAKATAAAHRLPLYRYLGGADAHLLPLPMMNIVNGGAHADNPLDFQEFMIAPVGADTFAEAVRMGSEVFHTLRRDLLAAGHSTGVGDEGGFAPALRTAEEALDFVVAAVERTGYRPGTDISLVMDPASSEFFRDGVYDYAGEGVRRTPSEHADYLAKLIDAYPVVSIEDPMAENDLDGWRELTARVGDRCQLTGDDVFCTNETLLREGIRTGVGNSVLVKVNQIGTLTEALAAVATAHEAGWTAVMSHRSGETEDTTIADLAVATGCGQIKTGSLSRSDRTAKYNQLIRIEEELGDSARFAGRSALRRA; encoded by the coding sequence ATGTCCGCAAAGGCAGCCGGAACCGTCGACGCCACCATCGAGACCGTCACCGCCCGCCGGATCATCGACAGCCGGGGCAACCCCACGGTCGAGGTCGACGTCGTCCTGGCGGACGGGTCCCTGGGGCGCGCGGCCGTCCCCTCCGGCGCCTCCACCGGTGCCCGGGAGGCCGTGGAACTGCGCGACGGGGACTCCGCGCGCTGGCACGGCAAGGGCGTCGACCGCGCGGTGGCCCACGTCAACGGGGAGATCGCGGCGGCCGTGCGCGGCCGGGACGCGGCGGACCAGGCGGGTCTCGACGCCGCGCTGGTCGCCCTCGACGGCACCGCCACGAAGTCCCGGCTCGGCGCCAACGCGATCCTCGGCGTCTCCCTCGCCACCGCCAAGGCCACCGCGGCGGCCCACCGCCTGCCCCTTTACCGCTACCTCGGCGGCGCCGACGCCCACCTCCTGCCGCTGCCGATGATGAACATCGTCAACGGCGGCGCCCACGCCGACAACCCGCTGGACTTCCAGGAGTTCATGATCGCGCCCGTGGGCGCGGACACCTTCGCCGAAGCCGTCCGCATGGGCAGCGAGGTCTTCCACACCCTGCGCCGCGACCTGCTGGCCGCCGGGCACTCCACCGGCGTCGGCGACGAGGGCGGCTTCGCGCCCGCGCTGCGTACCGCCGAGGAGGCGCTCGACTTCGTGGTGGCCGCCGTCGAGCGCACCGGGTACCGCCCCGGCACGGACATCAGCCTGGTCATGGACCCGGCGTCGTCGGAGTTCTTCCGCGACGGGGTGTACGACTACGCGGGCGAGGGGGTGCGCCGCACGCCCTCCGAGCACGCCGACTACCTGGCCAAGCTCATCGACGCCTACCCGGTCGTCTCCATCGAGGACCCGATGGCGGAGAACGACCTGGACGGCTGGCGCGAGCTGACCGCCCGCGTCGGCGACCGCTGCCAGCTCACCGGCGACGACGTGTTCTGCACCAACGAGACGCTGCTGCGCGAGGGCATCCGCACCGGCGTCGGCAACTCGGTCCTGGTCAAGGTCAACCAGATCGGGACCCTGACCGAGGCGCTGGCCGCGGTGGCCACGGCCCACGAGGCGGGCTGGACGGCCGTCATGTCGCACCGCTCGGGCGAGACGGAGGACACCACCATCGCGGATCTGGCGGTGGCGACCGGCTGCGGTCAGATCAAGACCGGCTCGCTCTCCCGCTCCGACCGCACGGCGAAGTACAACCAGCTGATCCGGATCGAGGAGGAGCTGGGCGACTCGGCACGCTTCGCGGGCCGCTCCGCACTGCGCCGGGCGTGA
- a CDS encoding MarR family winged helix-turn-helix transcriptional regulator, with protein MPTPEAAAIAAELRTAMGKLTRRVKHEDRIPLGQVAVLGALDRDGAMTTSDLAADQRVRPQSMARAVGLLMEQNLITRRAHPTDGRKSLVELSDAGRAALEAERGRRVGWLAQAIEAELTDEERALLARSAALLERLATR; from the coding sequence ATGCCCACCCCGGAAGCCGCCGCCATCGCCGCCGAACTGCGCACCGCGATGGGCAAGCTCACCCGACGCGTCAAGCACGAGGACCGCATCCCGCTGGGCCAGGTCGCCGTGCTCGGCGCACTCGACCGCGACGGCGCCATGACCACCAGCGACCTCGCAGCCGATCAGCGCGTACGTCCCCAGTCGATGGCCCGCGCGGTGGGGCTGCTCATGGAGCAGAACCTGATCACGCGCCGGGCGCACCCCACGGACGGCCGCAAGTCGCTGGTCGAGCTGTCGGACGCGGGCCGGGCCGCGCTCGAAGCGGAGCGCGGCCGTAGGGTCGGCTGGCTCGCGCAGGCCATCGAGGCCGAACTCACGGACGAGGAGCGGGCGTTGCTGGCACGGAGCGCCGCCCTGCTGGAGCGGCTCGCCACCCGTTAG